A region of Antedon mediterranea chromosome 8, ecAntMedi1.1, whole genome shotgun sequence DNA encodes the following proteins:
- the LOC140056444 gene encoding centromere protein V-like produces MSEELVTHYGGCHCGAIRFQVQAPPAIKAIKCDCSICEKKQNIHFIVPASRFKLLQGEDNLTCYTFNTHVAKHTFCKTCGVQSFYSPRSNPDGKGIMPHCIDPGTIKKTTLEVFNGENWEKSIEMNPEIQQRSKEN; encoded by the exons ATGTCGGAAGAACTAGTGACACATTATGGTGGATGTCACTGTGGTGCCATAAGGTTTCAAGTCCAGGCACCACCTGCTATCAAAGCTATAAAGTGCGA cTGCAGCATTTgtgaaaagaaacaaaacattcattttattgttcCTGCATCTAGATTCAAATTACTTCAG GGTGAAGACAACTTAACGTGTTATACATTCAACACACACGTTGCTAAGCATACCTTTTGTAAAACATGCGGTGTACAGAGTTTCTATTCGCCAAGGTCTAACCCAGATGGAAAAG GTATAATGCCTCACTGTATTGACCCAGGAACAATAAAAAAGACAACACTTGAAGTATTCAATGGAGAGAATTGGGAAAAAAGTATTGAAATGAATCCAGAAATACAGCAAAGATCAAAGGAAAACTGA